A single region of the Streptococcus sanguinis genome encodes:
- a CDS encoding pseudouridine synthase: MRLDQLLAANHISRKKMKQNLLQRQILVDGKPACKLSQNVDTGLQQITFQGKQVSCPAHRYYMLNKPAGAVTANRDAEKLTVLDLLDKEIEKENLYSIGRLDRDTEGLLLITDNGPLGFQLLHPQYHVEKTYYVEVNGPLTPNDSSSFQEGIRFLDGTICQPAQLSILSSSSSLSRATVKISEGKFHQIKKMFLAVGVKVIYLKRIQFGDFTLDPDLAKGDYRALNQEELEIIKEYLEKSR; this comes from the coding sequence ATGCGCCTCGACCAACTGCTGGCTGCCAATCATATCAGCCGAAAAAAGATGAAACAAAACCTTTTACAAAGACAGATTTTAGTGGATGGTAAACCCGCCTGCAAACTCAGCCAAAATGTTGATACCGGCTTACAGCAGATTACTTTTCAAGGAAAGCAGGTCAGCTGCCCTGCCCACCGTTACTACATGCTGAATAAACCCGCAGGTGCAGTCACTGCCAATCGCGACGCTGAAAAATTGACCGTTCTGGATTTGCTGGATAAGGAGATAGAGAAAGAAAATCTTTACTCTATTGGACGGCTGGATAGAGATACTGAGGGGCTTCTTCTGATTACCGATAATGGCCCTCTGGGATTTCAGCTGCTGCACCCTCAATACCACGTTGAAAAAACTTACTATGTAGAAGTCAATGGACCTTTAACTCCTAACGACAGTTCTTCCTTTCAAGAGGGCATTCGTTTTTTAGACGGTACCATCTGTCAGCCCGCCCAGCTCTCTATCCTCTCCAGCAGCTCCAGTCTGAGCCGTGCTACCGTCAAGATTTCTGAGGGGAAATTCCACCAGATTAAAAAGATGTTTCTGGCAGTTGGTGTCAAGGTCATTTATCTCAAGCGGATTCAATTCGGAGATTTTACATTAGACCCAGATCTAGCAAAAGGCGATTACCGTGCTTTGAACCAAGAAGAATTAGAGATCATTAAAGAATATTTAGAGAAAAGTCGGTAA
- a CDS encoding DUF4190 domain-containing protein, translating to MQEKKKSSLVLGILSIIFGFFIPLVGLILGIIGLVLANSHQKESKLDYKTEKILGIVGIVISVIVWILNVMVLMNGAGY from the coding sequence ATGCAAGAAAAGAAAAAATCTTCACTTGTTTTAGGTATCCTATCTATCATCTTTGGTTTTTTCATTCCATTGGTAGGTCTTATTTTGGGTATTATCGGTTTGGTGTTGGCTAATTCACACCAAAAAGAGTCTAAATTAGACTATAAAACAGAAAAAATTCTGGGTATCGTAGGGATTGTAATTTCCGTAATTGTTTGGATTCTAAATGTTATGGTACTTATGAATGGAGCAGGCTACTAA
- a CDS encoding rhodanese-like domain-containing protein, with protein sequence MTIWILWAVLLGIIGWMGFNYLRLRQAAKIVDNGEFEDLIRQGQLVDLRDPSDFHRKHILGARNIPSQQLKESVGALRKDKAVLLYENSRGQRVTNAALYLKKQGFKEIYILSYGLDSWNGKVKAS encoded by the coding sequence ATGACAATTTGGATTTTGTGGGCGGTACTTTTGGGAATAATTGGCTGGATGGGCTTTAATTATCTACGCCTTCGTCAGGCGGCAAAAATCGTGGATAACGGAGAATTTGAAGACTTGATTCGCCAAGGGCAGTTGGTTGATCTGCGGGATCCATCTGATTTTCACCGGAAGCATATCTTAGGCGCTCGCAATATTCCATCTCAGCAGCTCAAGGAAAGTGTCGGTGCACTTCGCAAGGACAAGGCTGTTCTCCTCTATGAAAATAGTCGTGGTCAGCGCGTAACCAATGCGGCTCTGTATCTGAAAAAACAAGGATTTAAAGAAATCTATATTCTTTCTTATGGGTTGGATTCTTGGAATGGCAAGGTGAAGGCTAGTTAA
- a CDS encoding YqgQ family protein, with product MKTLYDVQQFLKSFGIIIYMGKRLYDIEMMKIELKRIYDAGLMDKLAYFEAEAVLRREHRLELEYLEKKKET from the coding sequence ATGAAAACCCTGTATGATGTTCAGCAATTTCTTAAAAGTTTCGGAATCATTATCTATATGGGCAAGCGCCTTTACGATATTGAGATGATGAAAATCGAGCTGAAGAGAATTTATGATGCTGGTCTAATGGATAAGCTAGCTTATTTTGAGGCAGAGGCAGTCTTGCGCCGAGAACATCGCTTAGAGTTAGAATATTTAGAAAAGAAAAAGGAGACTTGA
- a CDS encoding Dps family protein, with protein MTQVKNGAATDVATFSNQKALPKTKAILNQVVADLYTAHIALHQVHWYMRGAGFMVWHPKMDEYMETLDTTLDEVSERLITLGGKPYSTLTEFIQHSNIEEKAGEFSKDVEESLARVIEIFRYLTGLYQEALDVTDEEGDDVTNDIFVGAKADLEKTIWMLTAEIGQAPGL; from the coding sequence ATGACACAAGTAAAAAATGGTGCCGCAACTGACGTAGCAACTTTCAGCAATCAAAAGGCTTTGCCAAAGACTAAGGCTATTCTTAATCAAGTTGTGGCAGATCTTTATACAGCTCATATCGCTCTTCACCAAGTTCACTGGTATATGCGTGGCGCAGGCTTCATGGTTTGGCATCCAAAAATGGATGAATACATGGAAACTTTGGATACAACTTTGGATGAAGTCAGCGAGCGCTTGATTACACTAGGAGGCAAGCCTTATTCTACGTTGACCGAGTTTATCCAACACAGCAATATTGAAGAAAAAGCTGGTGAATTCAGCAAGGATGTAGAAGAAAGCCTGGCGCGTGTGATTGAGATTTTCCGTTATCTGACAGGGCTTTACCAAGAAGCTTTGGATGTAACAGACGAAGAAGGGGACGATGTAACCAATGATATCTTTGTCGGTGCCAAGGCAGACCTTGAAAAGACTATCTGGATGCTGACAGCTGAAATTGGTCAAGCACCAGGTTTATAA
- a CDS encoding prepilin peptidase, translated as MIHLYFFLIGTVFASFLGLVIDRFPERSIITPASHCNACGKRLAPRDLIPIFSQVMNRLRCRFCGDKIPLRYLFFECLLGGLSLATSLGTISISQLLLFTMGLTLAIYDQREQQYPLMVWLIFQLLLLMTAGVNLLMLFFLALGLLAFFYNLRIGAGDFLFLASCSAIFSLTETLILIQIASFSGLACFCFKKKKDRLAFVPCLLFGVVVLISYKLLLLE; from the coding sequence ATGATTCATCTATACTTTTTTCTTATTGGCACTGTCTTTGCCTCATTCCTAGGCTTGGTCATCGACCGCTTCCCAGAGCGGTCTATCATCACTCCCGCTAGCCATTGCAATGCCTGCGGGAAAAGATTGGCACCGCGTGATTTGATTCCTATTTTTTCTCAAGTCATGAACCGTCTTCGTTGCCGCTTCTGTGGAGACAAGATTCCCTTACGCTATTTATTTTTTGAATGTCTCTTGGGCGGTCTTTCTCTAGCAACTTCGCTTGGCACGATTTCCATCAGTCAACTCCTACTATTCACCATGGGCTTGACCCTGGCCATCTACGATCAAAGAGAGCAGCAATATCCCCTGATGGTCTGGCTGATTTTTCAGCTTTTGCTGCTGATGACAGCAGGCGTCAACCTTCTCATGCTCTTCTTTTTAGCCTTAGGACTTCTAGCCTTCTTTTATAATCTTCGTATTGGAGCTGGTGACTTTCTCTTTCTGGCGTCTTGCTCAGCCATTTTCAGCCTGACGGAGACTCTCATCCTGATCCAAATCGCTAGTTTCTCTGGCCTCGCCTGTTTCTGCTTTAAAAAGAAAAAAGACAGGCTGGCATTTGTACCCTGTCTTTTGTTTGGTGTTGTAGTTCTTATTTCTTATAAGCTGCTGCTGCTTGAATAA
- the trpA gene encoding tryptophan synthase subunit alpha: MTKTLTQHLETIKREGKGIFLPYIMAGDHEKGLAGLPETISFLENLGVSAIEIGLPFSDPVADGPVIEEAGLRSLGHHTSAKSLIASLQNLDTQLPLIIMTYFNPIFQYGLKDFVKDLATTPVKGLIIPDLPYEHRNFILPLLEDSDLALIPLVSLTTGLERQQELIKEAEGFIYAVAINGVTGKSGSYRNDLDQHLSKLHDIAEIPVLTGFGVSTLEDVDRFNQVSDGVIVGSKIVKALHEKDASIAGFIQAAAAYKK; the protein is encoded by the coding sequence ATGACTAAAACACTCACTCAGCATTTAGAAACCATCAAAAGAGAAGGCAAGGGAATTTTCCTTCCATATATCATGGCTGGTGATCACGAGAAAGGTTTGGCAGGATTACCAGAAACCATCTCATTTTTGGAAAACTTGGGTGTGTCAGCTATTGAAATCGGTCTGCCTTTTTCAGACCCTGTTGCAGATGGGCCAGTTATTGAAGAAGCCGGTCTGAGAAGCCTGGGTCACCATACTTCGGCTAAGTCTTTAATCGCAAGCTTGCAGAATTTGGACACTCAGCTTCCTCTCATTATCATGACCTACTTCAATCCTATTTTCCAGTACGGTCTCAAAGATTTCGTCAAGGACTTGGCTACGACGCCGGTTAAAGGATTGATCATTCCGGATTTGCCCTACGAGCACAGAAATTTCATCTTGCCTTTACTGGAAGATTCAGATCTTGCTCTTATTCCTTTAGTGAGCCTGACGACTGGACTAGAACGTCAGCAGGAGCTGATCAAGGAAGCTGAAGGTTTTATCTATGCTGTAGCCATCAACGGTGTGACAGGTAAGAGCGGAAGCTACCGCAATGATTTGGACCAGCATTTGAGCAAGCTCCATGATATTGCTGAGATTCCAGTGCTGACAGGTTTTGGCGTTTCAACTTTAGAGGATGTTGATCGCTTCAATCAAGTCTCAGATGGAGTCATTGTCGGATCTAAGATTGTCAAAGCTCTTCATGAAAAGGACGCCAGTATAGCAGGCTTTATTCAAGCAGCAGCAGCTTATAAGAAATAA
- the trpB gene encoding tryptophan synthase subunit beta, whose amino-acid sequence MAYNQPNQEGFYGEFGGRFVPETLMTAVLELDKAYRESKKDPAFQAELDELLKQYVGRENPLYFAKNLTAYAGGAKIYLKREDLNHTGAHKINNALGQVLLAKRMGKKKIIAETGAGQHGVATATAAALFNMDCTIYMGEEDVKRQALNVFRMELLGAKVESVTDGSRVLKDAVNAALRAWVAQVDDTHYIMGSALGPHPFPEIVRDYQSVIGREAKRQFAEQNAGALPDALVACVGGGSNAIGLFYPFVDDSSVAMYGTEAAGRGIDTDEHAATLTKGRPGVLHGALMDVLQDEQGQILEAFSISAGLDYPGIGPEHSHFNAIQRATYVPVTDEEALEAFQLLSRIEGIIPALESSHAIAYAVKLAKELGPDKSMIVCLSGRGDKDVVQVKERLESEAAQKGGAHD is encoded by the coding sequence ATGGCATATAATCAACCCAATCAAGAAGGATTTTACGGTGAGTTTGGTGGGCGCTTTGTTCCTGAAACGCTGATGACAGCAGTTTTGGAGCTGGATAAAGCCTACCGTGAGAGTAAAAAAGACCCAGCCTTTCAGGCTGAGCTGGACGAGTTGCTGAAGCAGTATGTAGGGCGAGAAAATCCTCTCTATTTTGCTAAAAATCTGACAGCCTATGCTGGCGGTGCTAAGATTTATCTGAAGCGGGAAGACCTCAACCATACCGGGGCACATAAAATCAATAATGCCCTAGGTCAGGTTCTATTAGCCAAGCGAATGGGCAAGAAGAAAATCATTGCGGAGACTGGTGCGGGTCAGCATGGAGTAGCTACAGCCACTGCTGCAGCCCTTTTCAACATGGACTGTACTATCTACATGGGCGAAGAAGATGTCAAGCGCCAAGCCCTCAATGTCTTTCGGATGGAACTTCTGGGAGCCAAGGTAGAGTCTGTGACCGATGGCTCTCGAGTCCTCAAGGATGCAGTCAATGCCGCCTTGCGAGCTTGGGTGGCTCAGGTTGATGATACTCACTATATTATGGGCTCAGCTTTAGGACCCCATCCTTTCCCAGAGATTGTCCGTGACTATCAGAGTGTGATTGGGCGTGAGGCCAAGCGCCAGTTTGCTGAGCAAAATGCAGGGGCATTACCAGATGCTTTAGTCGCCTGTGTTGGCGGTGGTTCTAATGCTATTGGACTCTTTTATCCCTTTGTAGACGATAGCTCAGTGGCTATGTATGGAACAGAAGCAGCTGGGCGAGGCATCGATACAGATGAACATGCTGCGACCTTAACCAAGGGCCGGCCGGGTGTTTTACACGGTGCCTTGATGGATGTCTTGCAGGATGAGCAAGGGCAGATTCTGGAAGCTTTCTCTATCTCTGCTGGGCTGGACTATCCGGGCATCGGTCCCGAACATTCTCATTTTAATGCTATTCAGCGCGCGACTTATGTCCCAGTCACAGATGAAGAAGCCTTGGAAGCCTTCCAACTTCTGTCTCGTATTGAAGGGATTATTCCTGCTCTAGAGTCTAGTCACGCTATTGCTTACGCAGTTAAGTTGGCTAAGGAGTTGGGACCAGATAAATCAATGATCGTCTGCCTATCCGGTCGTGGTGACAAGGATGTCGTTCAGGTAAAGGAACGCTTGGAAAGTGAAGCGGCTCAAAAAGGAGGTGCCCATGACTAA
- a CDS encoding phosphoribosylanthranilate isomerase produces MTKVKICGLSTASAVETACQAGADYIGFVFAESRRRVSLEQAQKLAVLVPPAVRKVGVFVSPSLAELQEAISVANLDLVQIHGDFNEDLLTEIGRPVIRAYQVKGALKDVSQQADYLLFDAPLAGSGQTFDWQSFDKNQIHQPFFIAGGLNAGNVREAIQHFAPYAVDVSSGVETDGQKDLEKIKEFIERVKHGI; encoded by the coding sequence TTGACAAAGGTTAAGATTTGCGGCTTATCAACGGCTAGCGCTGTGGAAACAGCATGCCAGGCTGGTGCAGATTACATTGGCTTTGTCTTTGCTGAGAGCCGTCGGAGGGTCAGTTTGGAGCAAGCTCAGAAGCTAGCTGTCTTGGTGCCGCCTGCTGTCCGAAAGGTAGGAGTTTTCGTCTCTCCGAGCTTGGCAGAGCTACAGGAAGCTATTTCAGTGGCAAATCTCGATTTGGTGCAGATTCATGGCGATTTTAATGAAGATCTTCTGACTGAGATTGGCCGGCCGGTTATTCGAGCTTATCAGGTCAAGGGAGCGTTAAAAGATGTCAGCCAACAAGCGGACTACCTGCTCTTTGATGCACCTCTTGCTGGTAGTGGTCAGACCTTTGATTGGCAATCTTTTGACAAGAATCAAATCCACCAGCCCTTCTTTATTGCCGGTGGTTTGAATGCAGGAAATGTCCGAGAAGCGATTCAGCACTTTGCCCCTTACGCAGTTGATGTCTCAAGCGGGGTCGAAACTGACGGCCAGAAGGACTTAGAGAAAATAAAAGAATTTATAGAAAGAGTGAAACATGGCATATAA
- the trpC gene encoding indole-3-glycerol phosphate synthase TrpC, giving the protein MSKEFLPTILKQKEQEVAAMSYEELQPLRSTYSLYEYLKNHPQELQLIAEVKKASPSLGDINLGVDIVEQARTYERCGAAMISVLTDEIFFKGHLDYLREISSQVTIPTLNKDFIIDEKQIVRARNAGATVILLIVAALSEKRLQELYDFAAGLGLEVLVETHNLAELETAHRIGARIIGVNNRNLVTFETDINTSLQLSAHFKDDRVYVSESAIFSKEDAELVAPYFHAVLVGTALMQAEDVAEKIKELKIDKG; this is encoded by the coding sequence ATGAGCAAAGAATTTCTCCCGACCATTCTAAAGCAAAAAGAGCAGGAAGTGGCTGCTATGTCCTATGAAGAGCTGCAACCTCTGCGCTCGACCTATTCCCTCTATGAATATCTTAAAAACCATCCTCAAGAGCTGCAGTTAATTGCTGAGGTCAAAAAAGCCAGTCCAAGTCTGGGAGATATTAATCTCGGTGTGGATATTGTTGAGCAGGCTCGCACCTATGAACGATGCGGTGCAGCTATGATTTCGGTTTTGACAGATGAGATTTTCTTCAAAGGACATCTGGATTACCTGAGAGAGATTTCCAGTCAAGTGACCATTCCGACCCTCAATAAGGACTTTATTATTGATGAAAAGCAGATTGTTCGTGCCCGCAATGCCGGAGCGACAGTTATTCTTCTGATTGTGGCTGCCTTGTCTGAAAAGCGGCTGCAAGAACTTTATGATTTTGCGGCAGGTTTAGGCCTGGAAGTTCTGGTCGAAACTCATAATCTGGCGGAGCTGGAAACTGCCCATAGAATAGGAGCTCGGATTATCGGTGTCAATAACCGCAATCTAGTCACTTTTGAGACAGATATCAATACAAGTCTTCAGCTATCTGCCCATTTCAAAGATGACAGGGTTTACGTATCAGAGTCAGCGATTTTCAGCAAGGAAGATGCTGAGCTAGTAGCTCCTTATTTCCATGCGGTTCTAGTCGGAACAGCCCTGATGCAGGCAGAGGATGTGGCAGAAAAAATTAAGGAGCTGAAAATTGACAAAGGTTAA
- the trpD gene encoding anthranilate phosphoribosyltransferase: MKEIIAKLADFKDLSSAEMTDVIERIVTGRVTESQIVAFLLGLKMKGETIEERTALAQVMRGHAKQIPTTIRTAMDNCGTGGDKSFSFNISTTAAFVLAGGGIKMAKHGNRSISSKSGSADVLEALGINLDLDAASLGKVFEQTGIVFLFAKNMHPAMKYIMPARLSLGIPTIMNLTGPLIHPMSLETQLLGTSRPDMLESTAEVLKNMGRKRAVVVSGPDGLDEAGLHGRTQYALLADGQISLHSFLPSDIGMKEIPLEAIRGGNAKENAEILLSVLQNQASPYLETTVLNAGMGFYANGKSDNIEAGIALARQVIASGAASEKLKQLQEYQK; this comes from the coding sequence ATGAAAGAGATAATTGCAAAACTAGCTGATTTTAAGGATTTAAGCAGCGCTGAGATGACAGATGTGATTGAGCGTATTGTCACTGGACGGGTGACAGAGTCTCAAATTGTAGCTTTCTTGCTGGGGCTTAAGATGAAGGGGGAGACGATTGAGGAACGAACTGCTTTAGCTCAGGTAATGCGAGGCCATGCTAAGCAGATTCCGACCACTATTCGCACTGCCATGGACAATTGCGGTACCGGCGGAGACAAGTCTTTCAGCTTCAATATTTCGACTACGGCAGCTTTTGTACTGGCAGGTGGCGGGATTAAGATGGCTAAGCACGGCAATCGCTCCATTTCTTCTAAGTCAGGCTCAGCTGATGTCTTAGAAGCTCTGGGTATCAATCTAGACTTGGATGCTGCTAGCTTGGGCAAGGTTTTTGAGCAGACAGGTATCGTCTTTCTCTTTGCAAAGAATATGCACCCAGCAATGAAATATATCATGCCAGCCCGCCTTAGTCTCGGCATTCCCACTATCATGAATCTAACCGGTCCGCTCATCCATCCCATGAGTCTAGAAACTCAGCTTTTGGGAACCAGCCGGCCGGATATGCTAGAGAGCACAGCAGAGGTCTTGAAAAATATGGGCCGCAAACGTGCAGTAGTCGTGTCGGGGCCGGATGGTCTTGACGAGGCGGGTCTTCATGGTCGTACCCAGTATGCTCTGCTGGCAGATGGGCAAATCAGCCTGCACAGCTTTCTGCCGTCAGATATTGGCATGAAAGAGATACCTCTTGAAGCGATTCGTGGAGGCAATGCCAAGGAAAATGCAGAAATTCTGCTATCTGTCCTGCAAAATCAAGCCAGCCCCTATCTAGAAACGACAGTTCTGAATGCGGGAATGGGTTTCTACGCTAATGGAAAATCAGACAATATAGAAGCAGGAATAGCTTTGGCCCGCCAAGTGATCGCCAGCGGCGCAGCCTCTGAAAAACTCAAGCAACTACAGGAGTATCAAAAATGA
- a CDS encoding aminodeoxychorismate/anthranilate synthase component II, giving the protein MILLIDNYDSFTYNLAQYIGNFAEVRVLRNDDAGLYQAAEEADALVLSPGPGWPADAGRMEELIRDFTGKKPILGICLGHQAIAEVFGGKLGLAPKVMHGKQSILRFEGNSPIYEGLEDEQPVMRYHSILIEEMPEDFEVTARAADDNSIMAIQHRSLPIYGFQYHPESIGTPDGLSSIKNFIDLVK; this is encoded by the coding sequence ATGATTTTATTGATTGATAATTATGATTCTTTTACTTACAATCTAGCCCAATATATCGGCAATTTTGCAGAAGTTAGGGTCTTGCGAAATGATGATGCAGGTCTTTATCAAGCGGCAGAAGAAGCAGATGCTTTGGTTCTGTCTCCAGGTCCAGGCTGGCCAGCAGATGCAGGACGGATGGAAGAGCTTATCCGCGATTTTACTGGTAAAAAGCCGATTTTGGGGATTTGCTTGGGGCACCAAGCCATTGCAGAAGTATTTGGCGGCAAGCTAGGTTTGGCTCCTAAAGTCATGCACGGCAAGCAAAGTATTCTGCGCTTTGAGGGGAATTCTCCTATCTATGAGGGTCTAGAGGATGAGCAACCAGTCATGCGCTATCATTCGATTTTAATCGAAGAGATGCCGGAGGACTTTGAAGTGACGGCTCGGGCGGCTGATGATAACTCGATCATGGCTATCCAGCACAGGAGTCTGCCTATTTATGGTTTTCAGTATCATCCAGAAAGTATTGGCACGCCGGACGGCTTGTCGTCTATCAAGAATTTCATCGATTTAGTAAAATAA
- the trpE gene encoding anthranilate synthase component I yields MQKILPADILSPILAYMRIQGDHKVILESIPRDSETARFSILAYNPVFEIRYENGLLTKNGQVIEADPLDYLHELAVKKNHHSDLPFGGGTIGFVGYDMISLYEEIGQIPADVIGTPDMHFFVYESYMVFDHKKDKVYILEEALYSDRSEADLAASLERIMVELAQPAVDEFSPLELSSLNFQSHIEQTAFEKMVEEARSLIRQGDMFQCVLSQRFSAEYSGRPLDYYRNLRVTNPSNYLYFYDFGDYQIIGASPESLVSVKQGQVTTNPIAGTRPRGQDEREDKALAKELLADEKEVAEHRMLVDLGRNDIGKIAQNNSVEVTKYMEVEYFRYVMHLTSVVRGQLLPQLTAMDALKSTLPAGTVSGAPKIRAMKRIYELEQEKRGVYAGAIGYLSATGDMDFAIAIRTMILKNGRAYVQAGAGIVYDSIPANEYQETINKAKSMTKIGEMQ; encoded by the coding sequence ATGCAAAAGATTTTACCAGCTGATATTTTATCGCCGATTTTGGCTTATATGCGGATTCAGGGCGACCACAAGGTGATTTTGGAAAGTATTCCGAGAGATAGCGAGACGGCTCGCTTTTCTATCCTAGCCTATAACCCAGTCTTTGAAATCCGCTATGAAAATGGCCTGTTAACAAAGAACGGGCAAGTAATTGAGGCAGATCCATTGGACTATCTGCATGAGTTGGCAGTAAAGAAAAATCATCATTCAGACTTGCCTTTTGGTGGTGGAACCATCGGTTTTGTTGGCTACGATATGATTTCCCTCTATGAGGAGATTGGTCAGATTCCAGCTGATGTGATTGGGACGCCGGATATGCACTTTTTCGTCTATGAGAGTTACATGGTTTTTGATCATAAAAAAGACAAGGTCTATATCCTTGAGGAGGCGCTCTACAGCGACCGAAGCGAAGCTGATTTGGCTGCTAGTCTGGAGAGGATTATGGTTGAGCTGGCGCAGCCAGCGGTAGATGAATTTTCACCACTGGAACTGTCCAGTTTGAACTTCCAGAGTCACATCGAGCAGACCGCTTTTGAAAAAATGGTGGAAGAAGCGCGTAGCTTGATTCGGCAGGGAGACATGTTCCAATGTGTGCTCAGTCAGCGGTTTTCAGCAGAATATTCTGGTAGGCCGCTGGATTACTATCGCAATCTGCGTGTGACCAACCCTTCCAACTATCTCTACTTTTATGATTTCGGGGATTATCAGATTATCGGAGCCAGCCCAGAAAGTCTGGTCTCTGTCAAGCAGGGGCAGGTTACGACCAATCCTATCGCTGGGACCAGACCGCGCGGGCAGGATGAAAGAGAAGATAAAGCCTTGGCGAAGGAGTTGCTGGCTGACGAGAAGGAAGTGGCGGAGCACCGTATGTTAGTTGATTTGGGGCGTAATGATATCGGTAAAATTGCCCAGAATAACAGCGTGGAAGTCACTAAGTACATGGAGGTAGAGTATTTCCGCTATGTCATGCACCTGACCAGTGTGGTCCGTGGTCAGCTTCTGCCTCAACTGACAGCTATGGATGCGCTCAAGTCAACCCTGCCGGCCGGCACCGTCTCGGGTGCGCCTAAGATTCGAGCCATGAAGCGAATTTATGAGTTGGAGCAGGAAAAACGTGGCGTTTATGCGGGGGCTATCGGCTATCTGTCTGCGACAGGTGATATGGATTTTGCCATCGCTATTCGGACCATGATTTTGAAAAATGGCAGAGCTTACGTTCAAGCTGGAGCGGGTATTGTTTATGACTCGATCCCTGCTAATGAATACCAAGAAACCATCAATAAGGCCAAATCAATGACCAAGATAGGAGAGATGCAATGA
- the trpB gene encoding tryptophan synthase subunit beta, protein MTETKGYFGQFGGSFVPEPIQALLDELEATFEKYKDDPEFLNEYRHYLADYSGRETPLYFAESLTQHLGGAKIYLKREDLNHLGSHKLNNVLGQILLAKRMGKTRVIAETGAGQHGVATAAAAAKFGMKCDVYMGAEDVERQRLNVFRMEMMGATVHAVETGTKTLKDAVDAAFGAWMNDLEAFYVLGSAVGPHPYPTIVHEFQKVISEESRQQILDKEGRLPDYVIACVGGGSNAIGAFSQYVADEEVKLVGVEAAGRGLDTDQHAATMTKGSVGVVDGMKTYAVFAEDGQVAPVYSISAGLDYPGVGPEHAFFKDSGRVEYVAATDDEAVDALLLLTQKEGILPAIESSHAIAEAIKRAPQLSSDQIIIINVSGRGDKDVAAIADYLEKRK, encoded by the coding sequence ATGACAGAAACTAAAGGATATTTTGGACAATTCGGCGGCTCCTTTGTACCGGAGCCTATCCAAGCCTTGCTGGATGAATTAGAAGCGACTTTTGAGAAGTATAAGGATGACCCAGAATTTTTAAATGAATACCGGCATTATTTGGCAGATTATTCAGGCCGGGAAACTCCGCTCTACTTTGCAGAAAGTCTGACTCAGCATCTGGGCGGAGCTAAGATTTATCTGAAGCGGGAAGATCTCAATCATCTGGGCTCTCACAAGCTCAATAATGTTTTGGGGCAGATTTTACTAGCTAAGCGCATGGGCAAGACCCGAGTCATCGCTGAAACTGGAGCTGGCCAACATGGTGTGGCAACTGCGGCAGCCGCAGCTAAGTTTGGTATGAAGTGCGATGTTTACATGGGTGCAGAGGATGTAGAACGCCAGCGCCTCAATGTTTTCCGCATGGAAATGATGGGAGCGACTGTTCATGCAGTGGAAACAGGCACCAAAACCCTCAAGGATGCTGTTGACGCAGCCTTTGGGGCTTGGATGAATGATTTGGAAGCCTTCTATGTTTTGGGTTCGGCTGTCGGACCTCATCCTTATCCGACGATTGTCCATGAGTTCCAAAAGGTGATCAGTGAAGAATCTCGCCAGCAGATTTTGGACAAGGAAGGCCGCTTGCCGGACTATGTTATTGCCTGCGTAGGTGGCGGCTCCAATGCTATCGGCGCCTTCTCTCAGTATGTGGCAGATGAAGAAGTTAAGTTAGTGGGAGTTGAAGCAGCTGGGCGTGGTCTTGATACAGACCAGCATGCAGCGACCATGACCAAGGGAAGTGTCGGAGTAGTGGATGGTATGAAGACTTACGCTGTCTTTGCTGAAGATGGTCAGGTGGCGCCGGTTTACTCGATTTCAGCAGGCTTGGACTATCCTGGAGTTGGTCCCGAACATGCTTTCTTTAAAGATTCTGGTCGAGTAGAATATGTAGCCGCGACAGATGATGAAGCTGTGGATGCCTTGCTCCTCTTGACACAAAAGGAAGGGATTTTGCCGGCAATCGAAAGCTCTCATGCCATTGCTGAAGCTATCAAGCGAGCTCCGCAATTGTCATCTGACCAAATCATCATTATCAATGTATCCGGTCGTGGAGATAAGGATGTGGCAGCCATTGCCGACTATCTAGAAAAACGAAAATAA